The following proteins come from a genomic window of candidate division KSB1 bacterium:
- a CDS encoding MOSC domain-containing protein, with amino-acid sequence MGKVVSINIAEKDGAEIQSIQEVKAHADQGLEGDRYYLKQGTFSKKDKPDRQITFIESEAVEAIERDYQVTLDAKEARRNIVTQGIALNHLVGKKFRVGEAVCEGIKLCEPCGYLQGLVKLNVKDSLIHRGGLRARILESGMIRENDEIQILV; translated from the coding sequence ATGGGAAAAGTGGTCTCAATAAATATTGCAGAGAAGGACGGAGCTGAAATTCAATCTATTCAGGAAGTAAAAGCACACGCAGATCAGGGGCTCGAAGGCGACCGCTATTATTTAAAGCAAGGTACATTTTCCAAAAAAGATAAGCCGGATCGGCAAATTACCTTTATCGAATCGGAAGCGGTTGAAGCCATCGAAAGGGATTACCAGGTTACGCTTGATGCGAAAGAGGCAAGAAGAAATATCGTGACACAAGGCATTGCGCTGAACCATTTGGTCGGCAAGAAATTTCGTGTTGGTGAAGCGGTTTGTGAAGGGATTAAACTTTGCGAACCCTGTGGCTATTTGCAAGGTCTGGTTAAACTGAATGTGAAGGATAGTTTGATTCACAGGGGTGGTTTGCGAGCCCGGATTCTTGAATCAGGAATGATTCGCGAGAATGATGAAATACAAATCTTGGTTTAA